One genomic segment of Rhinolophus sinicus isolate RSC01 linkage group LG11, ASM3656204v1, whole genome shotgun sequence includes these proteins:
- the LOC141567708 gene encoding vomeronasal type-1 receptor 2-like, whose product MLVNFIVPMYITGTRESKIPTEKQNLGYCSGIIIDRTLAVISATGSMVLNVIDVRMSYTLTAKNSYQKKCSLRTKPHRASSSVSILVSFYSRPSFFTFYVSHFDKPSWFLMNATLLIAAGFPTLSPSVLSYRDPHVSRFCFAFCSRITHFSKLGMASSSS is encoded by the exons ATGCTGGTAAATTTTATTGTACCTATGTATATTACAGGCACAAGGGAAAGCAAAATCCccacagagaaacagaatttgGGGTACTGTTCTGGCATAATTATTGACAGAACT TTGGCTGTGATTTCGGCCACTGGCTCCATGGTGCTCAACGTGATAGACGTGAGGATGTCCTACACACTCACAGCAAAAAACTCTTATCAAAAAAAATGCTCACTAAGAACGAAGCCACATAGAGCATCCTCATCTGTCAGCATACTTGTCTCTTTTTACTCACGACCTTCATTCTTTACCTTTTATGTGTCTCACTTTGATAAACCCAGTTGGTTCCTGATGAATGCCACTCTACTTATTGCTGCAGGTTTCCCCACTCTCAGCCCCTCTGTGCTCAGCTACAGAGACCCCCATGTCTCTAGATTCTGCTTTGCCTTCTGCTCAAGGATCACACATTTCTCTAAGCTG ggaatggccagttccagcAGCTAA